One Dreissena polymorpha isolate Duluth1 chromosome 9, UMN_Dpol_1.0, whole genome shotgun sequence genomic window carries:
- the LOC127846430 gene encoding uncharacterized protein LOC127846430 isoform X2: protein MDSNENGAIAPEFLNFIDRLEMKITSPGREMISPTKSSKQRSLFGENDKDPVSTVSDSGQDSSNKSSEGHLDEEAQTFVDRQERYTEAEETDKILSEKTTVERLFDFLEPEMQSLDFANNNNGFADDYDDENDVDNEFGPNEQLVELKITECVTGDVYLGKEVGKDGCDENNEQESKSFSSKSDSMNLYWYKDTPSLDLAELEAFKSSQAERVSTEITTSNLYYAAKNQQDIKESAENKYARDVIHQNRTAEDSNREKWSPAFESASSRILNLATELKSEPKAKRDESDATSQVVIVFEKQHPWGLESDEKLKYKRRADELEDLPDLEDVIISDVYGKNVGSADEALGLDGDRKVKSVVKMSHLKSFKDLENESNEDEEDAVGYIEMKDKPGVQEAVSASEVRNVEMVQAAKTGIEMEKAEEMSMSFCNNLDNRTVSPKSMQKFSSQQTVADVVESVEKQPVETSTSGHIQEPFVYDPFTVKRTYKSSVKSEEMLQGKNGVFVETETFVDEYLDDKCYSLILQDSWLRLRNKRFEMQVNASFGYGNNSTMDEILTNENDIKEMLMNMYSTELEQRRKVSDSHVDVLIDSLGLMEFVSIVTTRKRYQVGNCMVLLEVSDKGHMVGEIEIIVNSPRAIPKALDQMDALASEIGFQPLQGR from the exons ATGGATAGCAATGAGAATGGTGCCATAGCACCAGAGTTCCTCAACTTCATTGATCGGTTGGAGATGAAAATCACAAGTCCAGGCCGGGAGATGATTAGTCCAACCAAGTCCTCAAAGCAACGGTCCTTATTTGGTGAAAATGACAAAGATCCTGTAAGCACTGTTAGTGATAGTGGTCAGGACTCCTCAAACAAGAGTTCTGAAGGTCATCTTGATGAGGAAGCTCAAACATTTGTTGATCGTCAAGAGAGATACACAGAAGCTGAAGAAACTGATaaaatactttctgaaaaaaCTACTGTTGAAAGATTATTTGATTTCCTAGAACCAGAAATGCAGTCGTTAGATTTTGCTAACAATAATAATGGTTttgctgatgattatgatgatgaaaatgatgtgGACAATGAGTTTGGACCGAATGAACAGCTAGTTGAGCTTAAGATCACAGAGTGTGTCACTGGTGATGTGTATCTTGGAAAGGAAGTTGGTAAAGATGGTTGTGATGAAAATAATGAACAAGAAAGTAAATCATTTTCTTCCAAAAGTGATTCAATGAATCTTTACTGGTATAAAGACACACCATCATTAGATCTAGCAGAATTAGAAGCTTTCAAATCATCCCAAGCAGAGAGAGTTTCAACAGAAATAACTACTAGCaatttgtattatgcagcaaaaaatCAACAAGATATTAAGGAATCTGCGGAAAATAAATATGCTAGGGATGTAATCCATCAGAATAGAACAGCTGAAGATTCCAATAGGGAGAAATGGTCTCCAGCTTTTGAATCAGCATCAAGTAGGATTTTAAATCTTGCCACAGAGTTGAAATCAGAACCAAAAGCTAAAAGAGATGAAAGTGATGCTACAAGTCAAGTAGTCATTGTGTTTGAAAAACAACATCCATGGGGTCTTGAAAGTGATGAGaaactaaaatataaaagaaGAGCTGATGAACTAGAGGATTTACCTGACCTGGAAGATGTTATTATTTCTGATGTTTATGGCAAGAATGTAGGCAGTGCTGATGAAGCATTAGGACTTGATGGTGATAGGAAAGTTAAGTCCGTTGTAAAAATGTCTCATCTAAAGTCTTTTAAGGACCTGGAAAACGAGAGTAATGAAGATGAAGAGGATGCAGTAGGCTATATTGAGATGAAGGATAAACCAGGAGTGCAAGAAGCTGTAAGTGCCTCTGAAGTTAGAAATGTTGAAATGGTCCAAGCTGCAAAGACAGGTATTGAGATGGAGAAAGCTGAGGAAATGTCTATGTCCTTTTGTAACAATTTGGATAACAGAACTGTAAGTCCAAAATCGATGCAGAAGTTTTCAAGTCAACAAACAGTTGCTGATGTTGTTGAAAGCGTAGAAAAACAGCCTGTTGAAACAAGTACTTCCGGGCATATTCAAGAACCATTTGTTTATGATCCCTTTACTGTAAAAAGGACTTACAAAAGTTCAGTAAAGTCTGAAGAAATGCTTCAAGGAAAAAATGGAGTTTTTGTAGAAACTGAAACATTTGTTGATGAGTATTTGGATGACAAATGCTACTCGCTTATCCTCCAAGACAGTTGGCTGAGGTTACGTAACAAGAGGTTTGAAATGCAAGTCAACGCTTCATTTGGTTATGGGAACAATAGTACAATGGATGAGATTTTGACCAATGAAAATGATATCAAAGAAATGCTAATGAACATGTACTCCACAGAGCTGGAACAGAGAAGGAAAGTTTCCGATAGTCATGTTGATGTTCTAATAGATTCATTAGGACTGATGGAGTTTGTTTCCATAGTAACCACAAGAAAGAGGTACCAGGTGGGGAACTGCATGGTTTTGCTGGAGGTGTCAGACAAGGGGCACATGGTTGGAGAAATTGAGATCATTGTTAACAGCCCAAGGGCGATTCCAAAAGCACTTGACCAAATGGATGCATTGGCTTCTGAGATTG GTTTTCAGCCTCTACAGGGCAGATAA
- the LOC127846430 gene encoding uncharacterized protein LOC127846430 isoform X1, with protein sequence MDNKTVTMDSNENGAIAPEFLNFIDRLEMKITSPGREMISPTKSSKQRSLFGENDKDPVSTVSDSGQDSSNKSSEGHLDEEAQTFVDRQERYTEAEETDKILSEKTTVERLFDFLEPEMQSLDFANNNNGFADDYDDENDVDNEFGPNEQLVELKITECVTGDVYLGKEVGKDGCDENNEQESKSFSSKSDSMNLYWYKDTPSLDLAELEAFKSSQAERVSTEITTSNLYYAAKNQQDIKESAENKYARDVIHQNRTAEDSNREKWSPAFESASSRILNLATELKSEPKAKRDESDATSQVVIVFEKQHPWGLESDEKLKYKRRADELEDLPDLEDVIISDVYGKNVGSADEALGLDGDRKVKSVVKMSHLKSFKDLENESNEDEEDAVGYIEMKDKPGVQEAVSASEVRNVEMVQAAKTGIEMEKAEEMSMSFCNNLDNRTVSPKSMQKFSSQQTVADVVESVEKQPVETSTSGHIQEPFVYDPFTVKRTYKSSVKSEEMLQGKNGVFVETETFVDEYLDDKCYSLILQDSWLRLRNKRFEMQVNASFGYGNNSTMDEILTNENDIKEMLMNMYSTELEQRRKVSDSHVDVLIDSLGLMEFVSIVTTRKRYQVGNCMVLLEVSDKGHMVGEIEIIVNSPRAIPKALDQMDALASEIGFQPLQGR encoded by the exons atggataat AAAACAGTTACAATGGATAGCAATGAGAATGGTGCCATAGCACCAGAGTTCCTCAACTTCATTGATCGGTTGGAGATGAAAATCACAAGTCCAGGCCGGGAGATGATTAGTCCAACCAAGTCCTCAAAGCAACGGTCCTTATTTGGTGAAAATGACAAAGATCCTGTAAGCACTGTTAGTGATAGTGGTCAGGACTCCTCAAACAAGAGTTCTGAAGGTCATCTTGATGAGGAAGCTCAAACATTTGTTGATCGTCAAGAGAGATACACAGAAGCTGAAGAAACTGATaaaatactttctgaaaaaaCTACTGTTGAAAGATTATTTGATTTCCTAGAACCAGAAATGCAGTCGTTAGATTTTGCTAACAATAATAATGGTTttgctgatgattatgatgatgaaaatgatgtgGACAATGAGTTTGGACCGAATGAACAGCTAGTTGAGCTTAAGATCACAGAGTGTGTCACTGGTGATGTGTATCTTGGAAAGGAAGTTGGTAAAGATGGTTGTGATGAAAATAATGAACAAGAAAGTAAATCATTTTCTTCCAAAAGTGATTCAATGAATCTTTACTGGTATAAAGACACACCATCATTAGATCTAGCAGAATTAGAAGCTTTCAAATCATCCCAAGCAGAGAGAGTTTCAACAGAAATAACTACTAGCaatttgtattatgcagcaaaaaatCAACAAGATATTAAGGAATCTGCGGAAAATAAATATGCTAGGGATGTAATCCATCAGAATAGAACAGCTGAAGATTCCAATAGGGAGAAATGGTCTCCAGCTTTTGAATCAGCATCAAGTAGGATTTTAAATCTTGCCACAGAGTTGAAATCAGAACCAAAAGCTAAAAGAGATGAAAGTGATGCTACAAGTCAAGTAGTCATTGTGTTTGAAAAACAACATCCATGGGGTCTTGAAAGTGATGAGaaactaaaatataaaagaaGAGCTGATGAACTAGAGGATTTACCTGACCTGGAAGATGTTATTATTTCTGATGTTTATGGCAAGAATGTAGGCAGTGCTGATGAAGCATTAGGACTTGATGGTGATAGGAAAGTTAAGTCCGTTGTAAAAATGTCTCATCTAAAGTCTTTTAAGGACCTGGAAAACGAGAGTAATGAAGATGAAGAGGATGCAGTAGGCTATATTGAGATGAAGGATAAACCAGGAGTGCAAGAAGCTGTAAGTGCCTCTGAAGTTAGAAATGTTGAAATGGTCCAAGCTGCAAAGACAGGTATTGAGATGGAGAAAGCTGAGGAAATGTCTATGTCCTTTTGTAACAATTTGGATAACAGAACTGTAAGTCCAAAATCGATGCAGAAGTTTTCAAGTCAACAAACAGTTGCTGATGTTGTTGAAAGCGTAGAAAAACAGCCTGTTGAAACAAGTACTTCCGGGCATATTCAAGAACCATTTGTTTATGATCCCTTTACTGTAAAAAGGACTTACAAAAGTTCAGTAAAGTCTGAAGAAATGCTTCAAGGAAAAAATGGAGTTTTTGTAGAAACTGAAACATTTGTTGATGAGTATTTGGATGACAAATGCTACTCGCTTATCCTCCAAGACAGTTGGCTGAGGTTACGTAACAAGAGGTTTGAAATGCAAGTCAACGCTTCATTTGGTTATGGGAACAATAGTACAATGGATGAGATTTTGACCAATGAAAATGATATCAAAGAAATGCTAATGAACATGTACTCCACAGAGCTGGAACAGAGAAGGAAAGTTTCCGATAGTCATGTTGATGTTCTAATAGATTCATTAGGACTGATGGAGTTTGTTTCCATAGTAACCACAAGAAAGAGGTACCAGGTGGGGAACTGCATGGTTTTGCTGGAGGTGTCAGACAAGGGGCACATGGTTGGAGAAATTGAGATCATTGTTAACAGCCCAAGGGCGATTCCAAAAGCACTTGACCAAATGGATGCATTGGCTTCTGAGATTG GTTTTCAGCCTCTACAGGGCAGATAA